One stretch of Portunus trituberculatus isolate SZX2019 chromosome 23, ASM1759143v1, whole genome shotgun sequence DNA includes these proteins:
- the LOC123507778 gene encoding ubiquinol-cytochrome-c reductase complex assembly factor 2-like, with protein sequence MARNSYRNFLRLLEKWPVDASKGADRDLGEYLRRRVTESFKHGETSAVNEEECHRIYSSLNRIASGTYAAKYPRSRTSTSTGLSAEECHQVMSKEFLTAVEEQDKGIIKRLFQRN encoded by the exons ATGGCCAGgaacagctacagaaacttccTGAGACTGCTGGAGAAGTGGCCGGTAGATGCCAGCAAGGGCGCCGACAG AGACCTCGGGGAATATCTGCGGAGGCGTGTGACGGAAAGCTTCAAGCACGGGGAAACCTCGGCAGTAAATGAGGAGGAGTGTCACCGAATCTACTCCTCGCTGAACCGCATTGCCAGCGGCACATATGCAGCAAA ATACCCGCGCTCCCGCACCAGCACGTCCACAGGTTTGTCAGCTGAGGAGTGCCACCAGGTCATGTCGAAGGAGTTCCTCACTGCTGTAGAGGAGCAGGACAAGGGAATCATTAAGCGTCTCTTCCAGAGAAACTGA
- the LOC123507775 gene encoding GPI transamidase component PIG-S-like translates to MSKEEDSAKNPEGAWAAAGFAVVLLVVGVPVWWFTTTVYRAQLPYSTIETLSSQLRHHTVGLTIVGSMPPLFQDDLAKSLGSMQSVRFQMSQRQPTKEERQALHSAKTPDELDRQMSQLVRVAAGMLAVVVVPETMEVKEVVVGTDRLIYIKPSADLQVVSNVVRNMVMDPLASRYAFTSRPLHHKKEAMRQVPTEPGYDVTLTLMVPEPHRTKIEWDARAAVTDYLSPVVKQLEKVSKLTVRSQVLYMTGLSVSPQWSEAHRHYALPENQLPLTINAIEAKLGSFVWTRPSLHFVVYIPREKQLPLHIHAADGSPLPSNSFLVPRWGGVMIHNVPNAAPNVSLPRPVTLDSHWIMSTVLTHLHRLLPIPSLREIEGVETLALKDSSMLTAWQLDGLARARVSAYLSNIRITLQSLCELVGEISNMVISDEVGGWVWGAVEEWGECGRATREGRLQDATLYCTRSFTQADAAFFHPSMLALLYFPDNQKYAIYVPLFLPVSIPVLLSLKMVFGLCRKSSAKEKSE, encoded by the exons ATGTCTAAGGAAGAGGACAGTGCAAAAAACCCTGAGGGGGCATGGGCAGCAGCAGGGTTTgctgtggtgctgctggtggtgggggTACCTGTATGGTGGTTCACAACCACTGTGTACCGTGCACAGCTGCCTTACAGCACCATTGAGACACTCTCCAGCCAGCTGCGGCACCACACTGTTGGCCTCACTATCGTGGGCTCCATGCCGCCATTGTTCCAAGATGACTTGGCCAAGAGTCTTGGATCAATGC AGAGTGTGAGGTTCCAGATGTCTCAGAGGCAGCCCACCAAGGAGGAGCGTCAGGCCCTGCACTCCGCCAAGACTCCTGACGAGCTGGACCGACAAATGAGCCAGCTGGTGCGGGTGGCGGCTGGCatgctggcagtggtggtggtgccagaaACCATGGAGGTcaaagaagtggtggtgggcACAGACCGTCTCATCTACATTAAGCCCAGTGCTG ACCTTCAAGTTGTGTCCAATGTGGTAAGGAACATGGTGATGGACCCGTTGGCCAGCCGGTACGCCTTCACCAGTCGACCGCTGCACCACAAGAAGGAGGCTATGAGACAG GTGCCCACTGAACCTGGCTATGATGTGACCCTGACATTGATGGTGCCAGAGCCTCACCGCACCAAGATAGAGTGGGACGCCAGGGCTGCAGtgacag ATTACCTGAGTCCTGTGGTGAAGCAGCTAGAGAAGGTTAGCAAGCTGACAGTGCGCTCCCAGGTGCTGTACATGACGGGCCTCAGTGTGTCTCCGCAGTGGTCCGAGGCACACCGCCACTATGCTCTGCCTGAGAATCAGCTGCCACTCACCATCAATGCCATCGAGGCCAAACTAG GATCCTTTGTGTGGACCCGGCCTTCCCTACACTTTGTGGTGTACATTCCTCGAGAGAAGCAGCTGCCCCTCCACATCCATGCTGCAGATGGCTCTCCTCTGCCCTCCAACAG CTTCTTGGTGCCTCGGTGGGGAGGTGTGATGATCCACAATGTGCCCAACGCGGCGCCCAACGTCTCACTGCCACGCCCCGTCACCCTTGACTCTCACTGGATCATGAGCACTGTCCTCACCCACCTGCACCGCCTGCTGCCCATCCCCTCCCTG AGAGAAATAGAGGGTGTGGAGACTCTTGCTCTGAAGGACTCTTCAATGCTGACAGCCTGGCAACTAGACGGTTTAGCCCGGGCCAGGGTTTCAGCTTACTTGTCCAACATCCGCATCACACTGCAG TCACTGTGTGAGCTGGTGGGGGAGATTAGCAACATGGTGATCAGCGATGAGGTTGGAGGATGGGTGTGGGGTGCAGTGGAGGAGTGGGGGGAGTGTGGCCGGGCAACCAGAGAGGGGCGCCTTCAGGATGCAACGCTGTACTGCACCAGGTCCTTCACACAGGCTGACGCAGCGTTCTTCCACCCCTCCATGCTGGCGCTGCTCTACTTCCCCGACAACCAAAA GTATGCTATCTATGTGCCCCTGTTCCTGCCTGTGAGCATACCAGTGCTGCTGTCCCTCAAGATGGTGTTTGGCCTTTGCAGGAAGTCAAGTGCCAAGGAAAAAAGCGAgtaa
- the LOC123507716 gene encoding UDP-N-acetylglucosamine transferase subunit ALG13 homolog: MAGLSVFVTVGTTHFDALIRAVVDEGTLAALQHKGYSKVTLQIGHGKFTPPEGEHQGVALSCFRLKPSVAEDFAAADLVVSHAGAGSCLEALQAGKPLVAVVNNTLMNNHQIELAEELANSGYCFFCYPETLQETIGKLDLSQLKPYAPGQPRLLAEYLDNVIRVGS, from the coding sequence ATGGCAGGACTGTCAGTCTTTGTAACAGTTGGCACCACACACTTTGACGCTCTGATCCGGGCCGTGGTGGACGAGGGCACCCTTGCGGCGCTGCAGCACAAGGGCTACTCCAAGGTTACACTGCAGATTGGACATGGGAAATTCACACCACCAGAGGGGGAGCACCAGGGGGTGGCCTTGTCCTGCTTCAGATTGAAACCGTCTGTGGCAGAGGACTTTGCAGCAGCAGACCTTGTGGTGAGCCACGCTGGGGCAGGCTCCTGTCTTGAAGCTCTGCAGGCAGGCAAGCccctggtggctgtggtcaACAACACTCTCATGAACAACCACCAAATAGAACTGGCAGAGGAGCTTGCAAATAGTGGCTACTGTTTCTTTTGCTATCCAGAAACACTACAAGAGACCATTGGCAAGCTGGACTTGTCGCAGCTGAAGCCGTATGCTCCGGGTCAGCCCAGACTGTTGGCAGAGTATCTGGACAATGTTATCAGAGTCGGAAGCTGA
- the LOC123507774 gene encoding EF-hand calcium-binding domain-containing protein 7-like, producing MDIEESRQKELLAAYLCVKPSVAEDLCSAEEVKRALQYAGLSPTPAFLAQHWQEDTTESVTFEHFCGLAEQLPDISIDDIEALFMKVFGTADGKVEEDDFKRLVGGDEPERELSDADLNYILQEANVVSSGSVDCSKLCKVILHTVNEMKQLSVQRLEERSHYQRINSKTFTRKKREKFANQDASSGTGQSTLDLEGWNEADLKGCFYLDKGSILAHQYSMEVSCLGPTVVRMKPKSYMKQEAGRGPVDTLSYIFRESHEGMRNYIGYTDQRDSDGSYFWRDTLKEGRYVVIPYTSGCRLRERLQESEATIELVERQSKVQLTPEFRLVLEEIFDQVDLDSNGRLSREEFNLYNWRTSGEEVQDDEWAVVQANFDVQDGELTLNGFLALHQLEAEDNGGDSEDLWVSLDAMGYNRAGRQDQAAPFTLSVFSQVCQPTLQVSGLKSGGLLLDKAVVRSIMENADPVKIKNMIDLIKYEYVGDHRASVVVQNKAHSKVTVRVDCSQSLNVITNRPSLDWTVEVAGKSAIIAHQLLPSRMGENWTVVCDTAGDNLSEEEE from the exons atggatatagaagagtcTCGACAGAAGGAGCTGCTTGCGGCTTACCTGTGTGTCAAGCCATCAGTGGCTGAGGACTTGTGCAGTGCTGAGGAGGTAAAGAGAGCTCTGCAGTATGCCGGTCTGAGTCCAACGCCGGCCTTCCTGGCGCAGCACTGGCAGGAGGACACCACTGAGTCTGTAACTTTTGAGCACTTCTGTGGCCTGGCAGAGCAGCTCCCGGACATCAGCATTGATGACATTGAGGCGCTCTTCATGAAGGTGTTTGGCACAGCAGATggcaaggtggaggaggatgacttCAAGAGACTGGTGGGAGGCGACGAGCCTGAACGAGAGCTGAGCGATGCCGACCTGAACTACATCCTGCAGGAGGCCAACGTGGTGAGCAGCGGCTCAGTGGACTGCAGCAAGCTGTGCAAGGTCATCCTGCACACAGTGAATGAGATGAAGCAGCTCAGCGTGCAGAGGCTGGAGGAACGCTCCCACTACCAGCGCATCAACTCAAAGACCTTCACCAGGAAGAAGCGAGAGAAGTTTGCCAATCAGGACGCTAGCAGTGGCACAGGTCAGTCCACGCTGGATCTGGAAGGCTGGAATGAGGCGGATCTGAAAGGTTGCTTCTATCTGGACAAGGGAAGTATCCTGGCACACCAGTACAGCATGGAGGTGTCCTGCCTGGGACCCACTGTGGTGCGCATGAAGCCCAAGAGCTACATGAAGCAGGAGGCTGGACGGGGGCCGGTTGACACCCTGTCGTACATCTTCCGGGAGTCTCACGAAGGGATGCGAAACTACATAGGCTACACTGACCAGAGGGACAGCGACGGCTCTTACTTCTGGCGAGACACTCTGAAGGAGGGCCGGTATGTGGTGATCCCTTACACCAGTGGTTGCCGTCTGCGGGAGAGACTGCAGGAGTCGGAGGCCACCATAGAGTTGGTGGAGAGACAGAGTAAGGTGCAGCTAACCCCAGAGTTCAGGCTGGTGCTGGAGGAAATCTTTGATCAGGTTGACCTGGACAGCAATGGTCGACTGAGCCGTGAGGAGTTCAACCTGTACAACTGGCGCACTTCaggggaggaggtgcaggacGACGAGTGGGCTGTGGTGCAGGCCAACTTTGATGTGCAGGATGGGGAGCTTACCCTCAATGGCTTCCTGGCCCTGCACCAACTGGAGGCCGAAGACAATGGTGGTGACTCAGAGGACCTGTGGGTGTCCCTGGATGCCATGGGGTACAACCGTGCAGGCCGGCAGGACCAGGCGGCGCCCTTCACCCTCAGTGTGTTCAGCCAGGTGTGTCAGCCCACCCTGCAGGTGTCTGGCCTTAAAAGCGGCGGCCTCCTGCTGGACAAGGCCGTGGTGCGTTCCATAATGGAGAACGCAGACCCAGtcaagatcaagaacatgattgACTTGATCAAATACGAGTACGTGGGAGATCACCGGGCCAGTGTGGTAGTGCAGAACAAGGCCCACAGCAAGGTGACGGTGCGTGTGGACTGCAGCCAGAGCCTCAACGTCATCACCAACAGGCCGAGTCTGGACTGGACGGTGGAGGTGGCAGGCAAGTCGGCCATCATTGCCCACCAGCTGCTGCCGAGCAGGATGGGCGAGAACTGGACCGTG GTGTGTGACACAGCTGGAGACAACTtgtcagaggaggaagagtag